A single window of Anopheles moucheti chromosome 2, idAnoMoucSN_F20_07, whole genome shotgun sequence DNA harbors:
- the LOC128310166 gene encoding putative sodium-coupled neutral amino acid transporter 10 translates to METNTVQTVTLTNSIIGVGILSMPFCFQRCGIVLSIVLLLLSSYVTRLVCSYMVKSAIISRRKNFEQIAFYAFGSGGKLLVELCVVGYLLGTCIAYFVVVGDLGPQITAKILSMHESDSLRTWVMIVVTIVCIIPLGMLRNVDSLASVCTASLGFYLCLVLKVVSESSEKFQHTGWFERLDLWNWSGILQCMPIFTMALSCQMQIFEVYATMPTTSLDKMSRVIRQSTNICTMIYVAIGFFGYVAFNGHRFSGNILVDFTPSFASDIIKMGFVLSVAFSFPLAIFPCRVSLYSLLYKRASDGHMYIPESKFRPLTIAIVVVALIFGLMIPSIEVVIGLVGSTIGVAICLIIPAACYMTICKTNISEKQLAQVMIAFGFIIMVLGTFANLQAIDRAPERKYDTTVPPAVLEKLVVKPIVPDRKVDDPKPPALPVESVTEKIKPKIEPSYEAVPEPEKLAIVEGKLKKDMPDGIGSKNVPPNGAEIAETAPKDPRAVINNEAILKEEREIAVEEKDKIVKEISELKNAKKVLEAEVENIKEELVKKNKETEQLVLKKLDEIVEKIAEQKVGIGSREKDQPANRNAAPEHILPEAIPNGKQNLGQMPSDPIVKLLKAGGNNKSVPQEDMHLQGRSVGNDTEIHNKPQPNMDRVEPAEGAGAGALPVERTPEIEAKRLEKEGEKYEKDGSKRVIKPPAELVPESGNKQPSQSRPVPPKYEVSPNADSTNNVKDGEAGAQLQLPGDGDKLKEKNIPLPPLPVEVPAEAPAKVVPTANVEQKQENIDDEAMAGKRDLLAMRLKREAINPHELENCPKRSASAEVDGAK, encoded by the exons TTTGGTTCTGGGGGGAAATTGCTCGTTGAGCTATGCGTCGTCGGCTACCTGTTGGGCACGTGCATTGCCTACTTCGTAGTTGTCGGTGACCTTGGTCCTCAAATCACGGCCAAAATTCTGTCCATGCACGAAAGCGATAGTCTTCGAACATGGGTTATGATCGTGGTCACTATCGTTTGCATCATTCCGTTAGGAATGTTACGGAATGTGGACAGCCTAGCGTCGGTTTGTACGGCCTCGCTAGGGTTCTACCTGTGTCTGGTGCTTAAGGTTGTTTCGGAATCGAGCGAAAAGTTTCAACACACCGGTTGGTTCGAGCGGCTGGATTTGTGGAACTGGAGCGGGATATTGCAGTGCATGCCCATTTTTACCATGGCTCTATCCTGTCAGAT GCAAATATTTGAGGTGTATGCGACGATGCCCACCACATCTTTGGATAAGATGAGCCGTGTCATCCGACAGTCGACAAACATCTGTACGATGATATACGTTGCGATCGGGTTCTTCGGGTATGTGGCTTTTAATGGACACCGATTTTCCGGCAACATTCTCGTCGATTTTACTCCCTCGTTTGCAAGTGATATTATCAAGATGGGATTTGTGCTTTCGGTTGCATTTAGTTTCCCGCTAGCAATCTTTCCCTGCCGGGTGAGCCTTTACTCGTTGCTGTACAAGCGTGCCTCGGATGGACACATGTACATTCCCGAATCAAAATTTCGACCACTCACGATAGCGATCGTGGTTGTAGCGCTTATATTTGGTTTGATGATACCATCGATTGAGGTGGTTATAGGACTGGTCGGTTCTACGATTGGAGTAGCGATATGTTTGATCATACCGGCAGCATGCTACATGACgatctgcaaaacaaacataagcGAAAAGCAACTTGCCCAGGTAATGATAGCGTTTGGGTTTATCATCATGGTGCTCGGAACATTCGCAAACCTGCAGGCGATCGATCGTGCACCGGAACGAAAGTACGATACCACTGTTCCACCGGCTGTGCTAGAAAAACTCGTCGTTAAGCCGATAGTACCAGATAGAAAGGTAGACGATCCCAAACCACCCGCTTTGCCGGTAGAATCCGTAACGGAGAAGATCAAACCAAAGATAGAACCTTCATACGAGGCGGTCCCGGAACCAGAAAAGTTAGCAATTGTcgaaggaaaattgaaaaaggaTATGCCAGATGGGATAGGATCGAAAAACGTCCCACCAAACGGCGCTGAGATAGCTGAGACAGCACCCAAAGACCCGCGAGCAGTGATCAATAACGAGGCTATATTAAAGGAAGAGCGCGAAATAGCAGTGGAAGAGAAGGATAAGATAGTGAAAGAAATCAGTGAGCTgaaaaatgcgaaaaaagTGCTTGAAGCCGAGGTGGAAAACATCAAAGAGGAGTTGGTGAAGAAGAACAAAGAAACGGAACAGTTGGTGCTGAAGAAGCTGGATGAGATAGTGGAGAAAATAGCCGAGCAGAAGGTTGGCATTGGATCGCGTGAGAAGGATCAACCGGCAAATAGGAACGCTGCACCGGAGCACATTCTCCCGGAGGCAATACCTAACGGCAAGCAAAATCTCGGACAGATGCCAAGCGATCCGATCGTGAAGCTGCTGAAAGCGGGTGGTAACAATAAATCGGTCCCTCAGGAAGATATGCATCTTCAGGGAAGAAGTGTGGGAAATGACACAGAGATTCATAACAAACCACAACCCAATATGGATCGTGTAGAACCAGCAGAAGGTGCAGGTGCAGGTGCATTACCCGTTGAACGGACACCAGAAATAGAAGCAAAACGCTTGGAGAAGGAAGGGGAGAAATATGAAAAGGACGGTAGCAAGCGTGTTATAAAGCCACCGGCCGAACTAGTGCCGGAAAGCGGCAATAAACAACCGTCACAAAGTCGACCTGTTCCCCCGAAGTATGAAGTTTCGCCGAATGCAGATTCTACCAACAACGTAAAGGATGGCGAAGCTGGAGCGCAACTTCAGCTACCTGGGGACGGTGATAAGCTCAAAGAGAAGAATATTCCATTGCCACCCTTACCGGTGGAGGTGCCGGCGGAAGCACCGGCCAAAGTTGTTCCCACCGCTAATGTAGAGCAGAAGCAGGAAAACATTGACGATGAAGCGATGGCAGGGAAGCGGGATTTGTTGGCAATGCGCTTGAAGCGTGAAGCGATTAACCCGCACGAGCTGGAAAATTGTCCAAAACGAAGCGCATCCGCCGAAGTGGATGGTGCGAAATAG